The Pseudomonas wenzhouensis genome has a segment encoding these proteins:
- a CDS encoding nucleotidyltransferase family protein: MNLAAQLQILIASDPQRLRILQQVRELDLPDCWVAAGFVRSAVWDHLHQRTPSPLPEDIDVIWFDRSQTAPARDAELETILRHRDESLQWSVKNQARMHLRNGDAPYASATEAMRHWPETATAVAVRLDEQDRLEVAAPLGLEDLFGLIVRPAGRFQNEKSQIYQQRLHDKNWLATWPKLQVIA, translated from the coding sequence ATGAATCTCGCCGCTCAACTCCAGATACTCATTGCCAGCGACCCACAGCGTCTGCGCATCCTGCAGCAGGTGCGCGAGCTCGACCTGCCCGATTGCTGGGTGGCCGCTGGTTTCGTGCGCAGCGCAGTCTGGGATCACCTGCACCAACGCACACCATCCCCGCTGCCGGAAGATATCGACGTGATCTGGTTCGACCGCAGCCAAACCGCCCCCGCTCGCGACGCTGAACTGGAGACGATCCTGCGCCACAGAGACGAATCGCTGCAGTGGTCGGTGAAGAATCAAGCGCGCATGCATCTGCGCAATGGCGATGCGCCTTACGCCTCGGCTACCGAAGCGATGCGGCATTGGCCGGAAACCGCGACGGCGGTGGCCGTAAGGCTCGATGAACAAGACAGGCTGGAAGTCGCCGCGCCGCTCGGCCTTGAGGATCTGTTCGGCCTTATCGTGCGCCCGGCCGGGCGCTTTCAGAACGAGAAGAGTCAGATCTACCAACAGCGCCTGCATGACAAGAACTGGCTGGCCACCTGGCCAAAGTTGCAGGTGATTGCGTAG
- the cyoB gene encoding cytochrome o ubiquinol oxidase subunit I — protein sequence MFGKLTLDAIPYHEPIIMITLAIVALGGLGLFAAVTYFKKWGYLWREWLTSVDHKKIGVMYILVALVMLVRGFADAIMMRTHLAMAHGDGQGYLPPEHYDQIFTAHGIIMLIFVAMPLVTGLMNIVVPLQIGARDVAFPYLNSLSFWLFVGGALLINLSLGLGEFAKTGWVAYPPLSGIQYSPGVGMDYYIWSMQLSGLGTTLTGVNFIATILKMRAPGMSLMKMPIFTWTILITCALICGAFPPLTAALAMLSLDRYLDFHFFTSELGGNPMMYVNLFWIWGHPEVYILILPAFGVFSEVVATFSRKTLFGYASMVWATAAIGVLSFVVWLHHFFTMGSGASVNAFFGIMTSIIAIPTGVKIFTWLFTIFRGRLQLNAMTWMTLGFLVTFSIGGMTGVLMAVPAADFVLHNSLFLIAHFHNVIIGGAVFGYLAGIIYWFPKAFGFKLLDRFGRYSFWCWLLGFYFAFMPLYVLGFMGMTRRLNHFDNPAWVPWVQVAVVGAVLIGIGIVFTVVQFVTSYIKRKDNVDVTGDPWDGRTLEWATSSPPPFYNFAVIPTADKIDAFYEAKKNGVELMPAPEHYEPIHMPKNTGNGLIVSAFVIAFGFAMIWHIWWLAIAGLVGAVVSFIVRSYDEDIDYYVQPEEIARIEQAHHQTKANAVVQA from the coding sequence ATGTTTGGAAAACTGACTCTGGACGCGATTCCGTACCACGAGCCAATCATCATGATCACCCTCGCCATTGTGGCGCTGGGTGGTCTGGGGCTGTTCGCGGCGGTGACCTACTTCAAGAAGTGGGGCTATCTGTGGCGCGAGTGGCTCACCTCGGTGGACCACAAGAAAATCGGCGTGATGTACATCCTCGTTGCGCTGGTCATGCTGGTGCGTGGCTTCGCCGACGCCATCATGATGCGTACCCACCTGGCGATGGCCCACGGTGACGGGCAGGGCTACCTGCCGCCCGAGCACTACGACCAGATCTTCACCGCGCACGGCATCATCATGCTGATCTTCGTGGCCATGCCCTTGGTCACCGGCCTGATGAACATCGTCGTGCCGCTGCAGATCGGCGCGCGTGACGTGGCCTTCCCCTATCTGAACTCGCTGAGCTTCTGGCTGTTCGTCGGCGGCGCGCTGCTGATCAACCTGTCGCTGGGCCTGGGCGAGTTCGCCAAGACCGGCTGGGTGGCTTATCCGCCACTGTCAGGGATTCAGTACAGTCCCGGCGTGGGGATGGATTACTACATCTGGAGCATGCAGCTATCAGGCTTGGGCACGACGCTGACCGGGGTCAACTTCATCGCCACCATTCTCAAGATGCGCGCACCGGGCATGAGCCTGATGAAGATGCCGATCTTTACCTGGACCATCCTCATCACCTGTGCCCTGATCTGTGGCGCCTTCCCTCCGCTGACCGCTGCTTTGGCGATGCTGTCGCTCGACCGTTATCTGGATTTCCACTTCTTCACCAGTGAGCTGGGTGGCAACCCGATGATGTACGTCAACCTGTTCTGGATCTGGGGTCACCCGGAGGTGTACATCCTGATCCTGCCGGCGTTCGGCGTGTTCTCCGAAGTGGTGGCGACCTTCTCGCGCAAGACCCTGTTCGGTTATGCCTCGATGGTGTGGGCGACCGCGGCCATCGGCGTGCTGTCGTTCGTGGTGTGGTTGCACCACTTCTTCACCATGGGCTCGGGTGCCAGCGTCAACGCCTTCTTCGGCATCATGACCTCGATCATCGCGATCCCGACCGGAGTGAAGATCTTCACCTGGCTGTTCACCATCTTCCGTGGCCGTCTGCAACTGAACGCCATGACCTGGATGACCCTGGGCTTCCTCGTGACCTTCTCCATCGGCGGCATGACCGGCGTGTTGATGGCGGTGCCGGCGGCGGACTTCGTGCTGCACAACAGCCTGTTTTTGATCGCCCACTTCCACAACGTGATCATCGGCGGTGCGGTGTTCGGCTACCTGGCCGGCATCATCTACTGGTTCCCGAAAGCCTTCGGCTTCAAGCTGCTCGACCGCTTCGGCCGTTACTCCTTCTGGTGCTGGCTGCTGGGCTTCTACTTCGCCTTCATGCCGCTGTACGTGCTGGGCTTCATGGGCATGACCCGTCGCCTCAACCACTTCGACAACCCGGCCTGGGTGCCATGGGTGCAGGTGGCCGTGGTCGGTGCGGTGCTGATCGGTATCGGCATCGTCTTCACCGTGGTGCAGTTCGTCACCAGCTACATCAAGCGCAAGGACAACGTCGACGTCACCGGCGACCCGTGGGATGGCCGCACCCTGGAGTGGGCAACGTCCTCGCCGCCACCGTTCTACAACTTCGCGGTCATCCCGACGGCGGACAAGATCGACGCCTTCTATGAGGCGAAGAAGAACGGTGTCGAGCTGATGCCAGCGCCGGAGCACTACGAGCCGATCCACATGCCGAAGAACACCGGCAATGGCCTGATCGTCTCGGCGTTTGTCATCGCCTTCGGCTTCGCCATGATCTGGCACATCTGGTGGCTCGCCATCGCCGGTCTGGTCGGCGCTGTGGTCAGCTTCATCGTGCGTTCCTACGACGAAGACATCGACTACTACGTGCAGCCCGAAGAGATCGCGCGGATCGAGCAGGCGCACCACCAAACCAAAGCCAACGCAGTCGTACAGGCCTAA
- the cyoC gene encoding cytochrome o ubiquinol oxidase subunit III, which translates to MTAYEPHFPHDAHGHGHEHHHDTSGIKLFGFWVYLMTDLLIFATVFATFAVLSNSFAGGPTAKEMLRPGLHLVLVETFALLFSSITYGMAMLATYRGDKGAVLRWLGITFLFGAAFISIELYEFRHLIHEGAGPQVSAYWSAFFTLVGTHGLHVSAGLLWMLVLMFQVGSRGLTDTNKTRVGLLSLFWHFLDVVWICVFTVVYLMGVL; encoded by the coding sequence ATGACCGCTTACGAACCCCATTTTCCACATGACGCTCATGGCCACGGCCATGAGCACCACCACGACACCAGTGGAATCAAGCTGTTCGGCTTCTGGGTTTACCTGATGACCGACCTGCTGATCTTCGCCACGGTGTTCGCCACCTTCGCGGTGCTGAGCAACTCCTTCGCCGGTGGCCCCACCGCGAAGGAAATGCTCAGGCCGGGCCTGCATCTGGTGCTGGTGGAAACCTTCGCGCTGCTGTTCTCCAGTATCACCTACGGCATGGCCATGCTCGCCACCTACCGTGGCGACAAGGGCGCGGTGCTGCGCTGGCTGGGCATCACCTTCCTGTTCGGTGCGGCCTTCATCAGCATCGAGCTGTACGAGTTCCGCCACCTGATCCATGAAGGTGCCGGGCCTCAGGTCAGCGCCTACTGGTCGGCGTTCTTCACCCTGGTCGGCACCCACGGCCTGCACGTCAGTGCCGGTTTGCTGTGGATGCTGGTGCTGATGTTCCAGGTTGGCAGCCGTGGCCTGACCGACACCAACAAGACCCGCGTCGGGCTGCTCAGCCTGTTCTGGCACTTCCTCGACGTGGTGTGGATCTGCGTGTTTACCGTCGTCTACCTGATGGGGGTGCTGTAA
- the cyoA gene encoding ubiquinol oxidase subunit II, producing the protein MKEEKYHRCVRWLVMAIAFSALGGCDWALFNSKGQVGVEQGNLILISIGLMLIVVIPVIVMTFWFGWRYRESNEKATYMPDWAHSHKIELVVWGVPLIIVAVLAVIIWQTSHSLDPYRPIESDKPALNIEVVSLDWKWLFIYPDQGVAVVNELVIPEKTPVTFHITSDTVMNALSIPQLGGMIYAMGGQRTHLNLIANEQGEFFGQSGNFSGEGFSAMRFTTHSVSDEGFAQWVDKVKQSPEVMDFAAFKQVGEPGEMVHHRYPIYPIRYFGQVEANLFNKVIGQYVTLKDSHSTAMHEAAEVQE; encoded by the coding sequence ATGAAAGAAGAGAAATACCATCGTTGTGTGCGCTGGCTGGTGATGGCGATTGCCTTCTCGGCGCTCGGTGGATGTGACTGGGCACTGTTCAACTCGAAAGGGCAGGTCGGTGTCGAGCAGGGCAACCTCATCCTGATCTCCATTGGTCTCATGCTGATCGTGGTCATTCCCGTGATCGTCATGACCTTCTGGTTTGGCTGGCGTTATCGCGAGTCGAACGAGAAGGCCACCTACATGCCCGACTGGGCACATTCGCACAAGATCGAACTGGTCGTCTGGGGCGTTCCGCTGATCATCGTCGCGGTTCTGGCGGTCATCATCTGGCAAACCTCGCATTCGCTCGACCCCTATCGCCCGATCGAATCAGACAAGCCGGCGCTGAACATCGAGGTGGTCTCGCTCGACTGGAAATGGCTGTTCATCTACCCGGACCAGGGCGTTGCCGTGGTCAATGAGCTGGTGATTCCGGAGAAGACCCCGGTGACCTTCCACATCACCTCCGACACGGTGATGAACGCGCTGTCGATCCCGCAACTCGGCGGGATGATCTACGCCATGGGCGGCCAGCGCACCCACCTCAACCTGATCGCCAACGAGCAGGGCGAGTTCTTCGGCCAGTCCGGCAACTTCAGCGGCGAAGGCTTCTCGGCCATGCGCTTCACCACCCACTCGGTCAGCGATGAAGGCTTCGCGCAGTGGGTCGACAAGGTCAAGCAGTCGCCCGAGGTCATGGACTTCGCCGCCTTCAAGCAGGTGGGCGAGCCAGGCGAGATGGTCCATCACCGTTACCCGATCTACCCGATCCGTTACTTCGGCCAGGTCGAGGCGAACCTGTTCAACAAGGTGATCGGGCAGTACGTGACCCTGAAAGATTCCCACAGCACGGCCATGCACGAAGCAGCGGAGGTGCAGGAGTGA
- the cyoD gene encoding cytochrome o ubiquinol oxidase subunit IV produces the protein MAHQDNHAAHAVGFKDYLIGFILSVILTVIPFMLVMHPDVLGLSRGATLITVVLFGLAQVLVHLVYFLHMKTDAEGRWNVVSMIFTVLIIAFVVGLSVWIMWSMHYHMMIN, from the coding sequence ATGGCTCACCAAGACAATCACGCCGCTCACGCTGTGGGCTTCAAGGATTACCTGATTGGTTTCATCCTGTCGGTGATCCTCACCGTGATCCCTTTCATGCTGGTCATGCATCCTGACGTGCTGGGCCTGAGCCGTGGCGCAACCCTGATCACTGTGGTGCTGTTCGGCCTGGCGCAGGTGCTCGTCCACCTCGTGTACTTCCTGCACATGAAGACCGACGCGGAAGGCCGCTGGAACGTCGTTTCGATGATCTTCACCGTGTTGATCATCGCGTTCGTGGTCGGCCTGTCGGTCTGGATCATGTGGAGCATGCACTATCACATGATGATCAACTGA
- the cyoE gene encoding heme o synthase, translated as MLALLKQYLNLAKPGIVFGNLISVTGGFFLASRGDADLALFLATALGVSLVIASGCVFNNYIDRDIDQKMERTRNRVLAQGLVSPVHAIVYACVLGVAGVALLYAATNTLAVMLVLMGFMVYVGLYSLWLKRGSVYGTLVGSLSGAAPPVVGYCAVSNEFDAGAAILLLIFSLWQMPHSYAIAIFRFNDYQAANIPVLPVIKGISAAKRQIVLYIAAFVVATLMLTLSGYAGYSYFVVAALSGAYWLWMGVSGYKAVDDRVWARKLFTFSIVTITMLSVMMSVDFISSPEQVLVTSINHLCSQFAGSAQGFCAVVAGI; from the coding sequence ATGCTGGCGCTCCTGAAGCAGTACCTTAACCTCGCCAAGCCGGGCATCGTCTTCGGCAATCTGATTTCCGTGACGGGTGGTTTCTTCCTGGCTTCGCGTGGCGATGCCGACCTGGCGCTGTTCCTCGCGACAGCGCTGGGGGTTTCCCTGGTGATCGCCTCAGGCTGCGTGTTCAACAACTACATCGATAGGGACATTGACCAGAAGATGGAGCGCACCCGTAACCGGGTGCTGGCGCAGGGGTTGGTGTCCCCTGTGCACGCCATCGTCTATGCCTGCGTGCTCGGGGTAGCGGGGGTGGCGTTGCTGTACGCCGCCACCAACACCCTGGCGGTGATGCTGGTGCTGATGGGTTTCATGGTCTATGTCGGCCTCTACAGCCTGTGGCTCAAGCGTGGCTCGGTGTACGGCACCCTGGTCGGCAGCCTGTCCGGGGCGGCGCCGCCCGTGGTCGGCTACTGCGCGGTGAGCAACGAGTTCGATGCTGGCGCGGCCATCCTGTTGTTGATCTTCAGCCTGTGGCAGATGCCGCATTCCTATGCCATCGCCATCTTCCGTTTCAATGACTACCAGGCCGCGAACATTCCGGTGCTGCCCGTCATCAAGGGGATCTCGGCTGCCAAGCGGCAGATCGTGCTGTACATCGCCGCCTTCGTGGTCGCGACCCTGATGCTGACGCTCAGCGGCTACGCCGGTTACAGCTACTTCGTGGTCGCCGCGCTGAGCGGTGCCTACTGGCTGTGGATGGGCGTATCGGGCTACAAGGCCGTCGATGATCGAGTGTGGGCGCGCAAGCTGTTCACCTTCTCCATCGTCACCATCACCATGCTCAGCGTGATGATGTCGGTGGATTTCATCTCCTCGCCCGAGCAGGTATTGGTGACTTCCATCAATCACCTGTGCAGCCAGTTCGCCGGCAGCGCGCAGGGCTTCTGCGCGGTGGTCGCCGGTATCTGA
- a CDS encoding DUF6436 domain-containing protein, whose translation MNLLQRLSFKHLVVGFCVLALGLVVLIWWLSGAAYLRPYAEQTVIFGQGELKLPPELAGPGPIRVVHFWDPNCPCNAETDAHLRYLIGLHRNADVVFYSVQRPGSTGEIAPFLRGRMKPLPGIEGMESLPASPALAIWDRDGKLAYAGPYSEGLVCNSSNSFVEPVLDALTQGRQVSLASGLAVGCYCAWK comes from the coding sequence ATGAACCTGCTGCAACGCCTGAGCTTCAAGCACTTGGTGGTGGGCTTCTGCGTGTTGGCGCTTGGCCTGGTGGTGCTGATCTGGTGGCTCAGCGGCGCGGCGTATCTGCGGCCCTATGCCGAGCAGACGGTGATCTTCGGTCAGGGCGAGTTGAAGCTGCCGCCTGAACTGGCTGGCCCTGGCCCGATTCGTGTGGTGCATTTCTGGGATCCGAACTGCCCCTGCAACGCGGAAACCGACGCGCACCTGCGCTATCTGATCGGCCTGCATCGCAATGCTGATGTGGTGTTCTACAGCGTGCAGAGGCCGGGCAGCACAGGTGAGATCGCGCCGTTCCTGCGCGGGCGGATGAAGCCCTTGCCGGGGATCGAGGGCATGGAATCGCTGCCGGCCAGCCCGGCCCTAGCGATCTGGGATCGCGACGGCAAGCTGGCTTATGCCGGGCCTTACAGTGAGGGGTTGGTGTGCAACTCCAGCAACAGCTTTGTCGAGCCCGTGCTCGATGCGCTGACTCAGGGGCGTCAGGTGTCGCTGGCCAGCGGGTTGGCGGTGGGGTGTTATTGCGCCTGGAAGTAG
- a CDS encoding alpha/beta hydrolase, producing the protein MRLPRMRDVIAWTLVVLLLIVAALLGIRIAGLSALPELEPWHRLVPQELETGELDEGDWQTYVAAEAALFKRLQGELIEPVTTSGTAPYSRYASDSPVYPGNLPRDWNRSFILQPPGTARGVVVVLHGLTDSPYSLRHIARHLSEQGLLAVVPRMPGHGTVPAALTAAHWEQWLAATRLAVREARRQVPDGPLYLIGYSNGGALALRYSLAALEDERLAMPQRLVLISPMIGVTSYARYAGLAALPAVLPAFAKSAWMSVLPEFNPFKYNSFPVHAARQTYELTREVQNAFDAAEADGRLSRLPPVLAFQSLADNTVSTPAVVRNLFQRLPANGSELVIFDINRSQAAGSLLRADMSGLLEQLLPPAKRDYDLTVVVVAAEQGRAVEARRIPAGSQQIQRVSLGVEYPSQLFSLSHVALPFPPDDPLYGSDPAAGETYGVALGTLAPRGEHGVLVVGLDSLQRATSNPFYDYLLQRIDEDLLVRSARSQ; encoded by the coding sequence ATGCGTTTACCGCGCATGCGTGATGTGATTGCCTGGACGCTGGTGGTGTTATTGCTGATCGTGGCGGCCCTGCTGGGCATCCGCATCGCCGGGCTGTCAGCGTTGCCCGAGCTGGAGCCCTGGCACCGTCTGGTGCCGCAGGAGCTGGAGACTGGCGAGCTGGACGAGGGCGATTGGCAGACCTATGTGGCTGCCGAGGCGGCCCTGTTCAAGCGCCTGCAGGGTGAGTTGATCGAGCCGGTCACGACCTCGGGTACGGCGCCGTATAGCCGTTACGCCAGCGACAGCCCGGTCTATCCCGGCAATCTGCCGCGTGACTGGAACCGCTCCTTTATCCTGCAGCCGCCAGGTACGGCGCGTGGCGTGGTGGTGGTGCTGCACGGCCTCACCGACTCACCCTACAGCCTGCGCCATATCGCCCGGCACCTGAGCGAGCAGGGCTTGCTCGCGGTGGTACCGCGCATGCCTGGACATGGCACGGTGCCGGCGGCGCTCACCGCTGCGCACTGGGAGCAATGGCTGGCCGCCACCCGTCTGGCTGTGCGCGAAGCGCGGCGCCAGGTGCCAGACGGGCCGCTGTATCTGATCGGTTATTCCAATGGTGGGGCGCTGGCGCTGCGCTATAGCCTGGCGGCGCTGGAGGACGAGCGTCTGGCCATGCCGCAACGCCTGGTGCTGATTTCACCGATGATCGGTGTCACCAGCTACGCGCGTTACGCAGGCTTGGCTGCCTTGCCAGCCGTTTTACCGGCCTTCGCCAAATCGGCGTGGATGAGCGTGCTGCCGGAGTTCAATCCGTTCAAGTACAACTCCTTTCCGGTACACGCGGCGCGGCAGACCTACGAGCTGACGCGCGAGGTGCAGAATGCTTTCGATGCCGCCGAGGCCGATGGCCGCTTGTCCCGACTGCCGCCGGTGCTGGCCTTTCAGTCGCTGGCCGACAATACGGTGAGCACGCCGGCCGTGGTACGCAATCTGTTCCAGCGTTTGCCGGCCAATGGCAGTGAGCTGGTGATCTTCGACATCAATCGTTCGCAGGCGGCCGGCTCGTTGTTGCGCGCCGACATGAGCGGCTTGCTGGAACAGCTATTACCCCCGGCCAAGCGTGACTACGATCTGACCGTGGTCGTTGTGGCGGCTGAGCAGGGCCGTGCGGTCGAAGCCCGCCGCATCCCCGCCGGCAGCCAGCAGATACAGCGTGTATCGCTGGGCGTGGAGTACCCGAGCCAGCTGTTTTCGCTGTCGCATGTCGCCTTGCCGTTCCCGCCTGACGATCCGCTGTATGGCAGTGATCCGGCCGCGGGTGAGACCTACGGCGTGGCGCTGGGTACGCTGGCACCGCGAGGCGAGCATGGCGTGCTGGTGGTGGGGCTGGACAGCCTGCAGCGGGCGACGTCCAACCCCTTCTATGACTACCTGCTGCAGCGCATCGACGAGGATCTGTTGGTGCGCTCTGCCAGGTCGCAATAG